The following coding sequences are from one uncultured Desulfobacter sp. window:
- a CDS encoding Hsp20/alpha crystallin family protein, protein MVEKKVVTKTDAKDLQKQEHKDERTDAGRFFIPQTDIIENKESLVITMDLPGVKKENVSIKLEKNILEIEGRIDYLPYEKLNPVYTEYNIGSYARKFTVSHTVDTSNIDAVLKDGVLTLALLKVPEAEPRQISIK, encoded by the coding sequence ATGGTTGAAAAAAAGGTCGTCACCAAAACCGACGCTAAAGATCTTCAAAAACAAGAGCATAAAGACGAACGAACGGATGCCGGACGTTTTTTTATTCCACAAACCGATATTATTGAAAATAAGGAAAGTCTGGTAATAACGATGGATCTACCCGGTGTAAAAAAAGAGAATGTAAGTATAAAATTGGAGAAAAATATACTTGAGATCGAGGGGCGGATTGATTATTTGCCCTATGAAAAACTCAATCCTGTCTACACGGAGTACAACATCGGTAGTTATGCCAGAAAGTTTACCGTTTCCCATACCGTGGATACCAGCAATATCGATGCGGTTTTAAAGGATGGTGTTCTGACCCTGGCATTGCTCAAGGTTCCTGAAGCAGAACCACGGCAGATTTCCATTAAATAA
- a CDS encoding bifunctional acetate--CoA ligase family protein/GNAT family N-acetyltransferase, which yields MGQYNLDRIFQPSHVAVVGASERKGTIGNALMKNLIDGGFSGRLLPVNPKYGTLHGHNCFKAVSSLEMGLDLVIIATPIHTVPDIIKACVKKKVAGAIIISAGGKEVGEKGRKIEKRIHQIAYKGGLRILGPNCMGLICPGNSLNASFASEMPDAGNLAFVSQSGAICSSILDLAFKEHIGFSHFVSIGSMLDIDFGDMIDYLGNDPAAKSILLYIESLTNIRKFMSAARSVSRIKPIIVLKSGITSAGAKAAASHTGAMAGEDAVYDAAFKRSGIVRVDTIEELFDCAELMAKQPRPKGSRLAIVTNGGGPGVMATDALGRYGHEPAPLDAGILKALDDILPPFWSRNNPIDILGDASPDRFSSVLEICFNSKTIDGVLVILAPQALTEPLLVAKSLAAAVKNRGYPVVACWMGGKSISKAVDSLNEAGIPTYDTPERAVRAFLYMVEYTKNQEVLLEIPPKLNRNLVFNQKKAADLFASASVNEFMTESESKKLLQAYGMPVIETRTAKTEAQASRIGQEIGYPLVMKLQSVDILHKTDAGGVLLDLRSDTDICQAFGQIMSSARQYKPDARLDGVTIQPYFSNPDFELLLGAKRDPNFGPVVLFGMGGIYTEVLKDSSLGLPPMNRLLAQRLMQETRVYTLLKGYRNRLAADLEKLEEIIIRLSQLLIDFPQISELDMNPILIRDGNPIAVDARILVSPTKIPSPLHLVISPYPAEDEFLMKTVDGQTLFIRPVKPEDAPLFTALFKVLSPTTIYYRFFSAVKELNPKMLARFTQIDYDREIALVAIDETSKTDRMLGVARIIGDADSQTGEFAVLVGDNWHGKGIGVCLLEKCLSIAAKRRFRVVHGFVLKTNRNMLALGRKLGFEIEKDLDTDGYKLVIQLEGS from the coding sequence ATGGGACAATATAATCTGGATCGTATCTTCCAGCCAAGCCATGTTGCCGTAGTGGGTGCCAGCGAGAGAAAAGGAACCATCGGCAATGCGTTGATGAAAAATCTGATTGACGGTGGGTTTTCCGGCAGGCTGCTGCCTGTAAATCCAAAGTATGGCACGCTGCATGGGCATAACTGTTTTAAGGCGGTTTCAAGTCTGGAAATGGGATTGGATCTTGTCATTATTGCAACACCGATTCATACCGTTCCTGATATCATCAAGGCATGTGTTAAAAAAAAAGTGGCCGGAGCCATTATCATTTCAGCAGGCGGGAAAGAGGTTGGTGAAAAAGGACGTAAGATAGAAAAAAGAATTCACCAGATTGCTTATAAAGGCGGTCTTCGTATCTTAGGACCAAATTGCATGGGGCTTATTTGCCCAGGCAATAGTCTCAATGCCAGCTTTGCCTCTGAGATGCCTGATGCTGGAAACCTTGCCTTTGTATCCCAGAGTGGTGCGATTTGTTCGTCAATTCTTGACTTGGCTTTCAAGGAACACATCGGATTCAGTCATTTTGTAAGTATCGGGTCGATGCTGGACATTGATTTTGGAGACATGATCGATTACCTTGGAAATGACCCGGCGGCAAAGAGCATTTTATTGTATATCGAAAGTCTGACAAACATCCGCAAATTTATGAGTGCGGCCCGCTCGGTGTCACGGATCAAACCCATTATCGTCCTAAAATCCGGTATCACCTCTGCAGGAGCAAAGGCTGCTGCGTCCCATACCGGCGCTATGGCAGGAGAAGATGCCGTATATGATGCTGCTTTTAAACGAAGCGGTATCGTTCGCGTGGATACCATAGAAGAACTTTTCGACTGCGCAGAGCTCATGGCCAAGCAACCACGCCCGAAAGGTTCCCGACTGGCCATCGTTACCAATGGCGGCGGGCCGGGGGTAATGGCAACGGATGCGCTTGGGCGCTATGGCCACGAACCTGCGCCACTTGATGCAGGTATCCTGAAAGCTCTGGATGATATACTGCCGCCATTCTGGAGCCGAAATAACCCCATCGATATTCTCGGGGATGCCTCTCCAGATCGCTTTTCCAGTGTTCTGGAAATCTGTTTTAACTCAAAAACTATAGACGGGGTCTTGGTCATTCTTGCACCTCAAGCGCTTACAGAACCCCTTTTGGTGGCCAAAAGCCTGGCCGCTGCTGTAAAGAATCGCGGGTATCCTGTGGTTGCCTGCTGGATGGGAGGAAAAAGTATCAGTAAGGCTGTGGACAGCTTGAATGAAGCAGGAATCCCGACCTATGATACACCGGAAAGAGCGGTCAGAGCGTTTCTTTATATGGTTGAGTATACGAAAAATCAAGAAGTCCTTTTAGAAATCCCGCCAAAACTGAATAGAAATCTGGTCTTTAATCAAAAAAAAGCCGCAGACCTTTTTGCCAGTGCTTCTGTAAATGAATTCATGACAGAATCAGAATCAAAAAAATTGCTTCAGGCATATGGGATGCCCGTCATAGAGACGCGCACGGCAAAGACAGAAGCCCAGGCGTCTCGTATTGGTCAGGAAATCGGATATCCGTTGGTCATGAAACTTCAATCTGTGGACATACTCCATAAAACAGATGCAGGCGGTGTTCTTTTGGATTTGCGGAGTGATACAGATATTTGCCAGGCCTTTGGTCAAATCATGTCGTCTGCACGTCAATACAAACCCGATGCCCGGTTGGACGGGGTAACGATCCAGCCTTATTTTTCAAACCCTGACTTTGAACTTCTTCTGGGCGCAAAGCGGGATCCTAATTTTGGCCCAGTGGTTCTTTTTGGTATGGGGGGAATATATACTGAAGTATTAAAAGACAGCTCCCTGGGGCTTCCCCCCATGAATCGGTTGTTGGCGCAACGACTCATGCAGGAAACCCGTGTCTACACCCTGTTGAAAGGATACCGGAACCGTTTGGCAGCTGATCTGGAAAAATTAGAAGAAATAATTATCCGACTATCCCAACTGCTGATCGATTTTCCGCAAATTTCTGAACTGGATATGAATCCGATTTTAATAAGGGATGGCAACCCAATTGCTGTAGATGCCCGTATACTTGTTTCACCAACAAAAATTCCTTCCCCCCTGCATCTGGTGATCAGTCCGTATCCGGCCGAGGATGAATTCCTTATGAAAACCGTTGATGGGCAAACCCTTTTCATCCGGCCGGTCAAGCCTGAGGATGCCCCACTTTTTACAGCATTGTTCAAGGTACTTTCTCCTACTACAATTTACTACCGATTTTTCAGCGCTGTAAAAGAATTAAACCCCAAAATGCTGGCCCGGTTCACCCAGATTGATTACGATCGGGAGATCGCTCTGGTTGCCATAGATGAAACATCCAAAACTGATAGGATGCTGGGTGTTGCCAGGATCATTGGAGATGCAGATTCGCAGACGGGTGAGTTCGCCGTTTTGGTGGGAGACAATTGGCACGGCAAAGGCATTGGGGTGTGTCTGTTAGAGAAATGTTTGTCCATTGCTGCGAAAAGAAGATTTAGAGTGGTTCACGGCTTTGTGCTAAAAACGAATAGGAATATGCTGGCGCTTGGGAGAAAGCTTGGATTTGAAATAGAAAAAGATCTGGATACCGATGGATATAAATTAGTTATTCAATTAGAGGGAAGTTAG
- a CDS encoding Hsp20/alpha crystallin family protein: MFEKQSSNQYLAIQKAVAQARDTNYFQTGVTGRGVYPFINLFETDGNLVLAAELPGIKKEELTLEVREDVLRLSGARKIEYGADCSCHRLERKGLNFDRSLKLPFRIESDKIRAEFKDGLLQVFLPRAESDKPKKIIIS; this comes from the coding sequence ATGTTTGAAAAACAATCAAGTAATCAGTATTTAGCTATCCAGAAGGCGGTGGCCCAGGCAAGGGACACCAATTATTTTCAGACCGGTGTTACCGGCCGAGGGGTTTATCCGTTTATTAATTTGTTTGAGACAGACGGAAACCTGGTACTGGCAGCTGAATTGCCCGGAATCAAAAAAGAGGAATTAACACTGGAAGTCAGGGAAGATGTGCTGCGATTGTCCGGTGCCCGCAAAATTGAGTATGGCGCTGATTGCAGTTGCCACCGCCTGGAACGTAAAGGATTAAATTTTGATCGTTCCTTGAAACTGCCTTTCCGCATCGAAAGTGATAAAATTCGGGCAGAATTCAAAGATGGATTATTGCAGGTGTTCCTGCCAAGGGCAGAGTCGGATAAACCAAAAAAAATTATAATCAGTTAA
- a CDS encoding ATP-binding cassette domain-containing protein — MIELQNLSFEVHETNNGSDTIAVRSIISDISFTFESGKIYAVTGPNGSGKSTLAKLIMGIHASSRGMIRFMDEDITGMAIDERSRAGIAYGFQHPARFKGTTFRDLLAIASGQDDEDTLARIISRVGICSMDFLDKPVDAKLSGGEIKKIEMATIIARNPKLAIYDEPDTGIDLWTIQPMVDLIRRENRKNNATTIVVSHNRAFLEAADTLLLIKDGKIAYTGDMDGAESMLDDQGVCTLNDLCREENNAECYR; from the coding sequence ATGATAGAACTACAGAATCTTTCGTTTGAAGTACATGAAACAAATAATGGGTCGGATACCATTGCGGTCCGGTCAATTATAAGCGATATCAGTTTTACATTTGAATCAGGCAAGATTTATGCGGTTACCGGTCCCAATGGTTCGGGAAAGTCCACTTTGGCCAAGCTGATCATGGGGATTCATGCATCCAGCCGGGGTATGATCCGGTTCATGGATGAAGATATCACCGGCATGGCCATTGATGAGCGCTCCAGGGCCGGTATAGCCTATGGTTTTCAGCATCCAGCCCGGTTCAAGGGCACCACCTTCCGGGATCTGCTGGCCATTGCATCGGGACAGGACGATGAAGATACACTGGCCAGAATTATCTCCCGGGTGGGGATATGTTCCATGGATTTTCTTGACAAGCCTGTGGATGCAAAACTTTCGGGCGGAGAGATCAAAAAGATTGAGATGGCCACCATTATTGCAAGAAATCCAAAACTGGCGATCTATGATGAGCCGGATACGGGTATTGATCTGTGGACTATCCAGCCCATGGTGGATCTCATCCGCCGGGAGAACCGGAAAAACAACGCCACCACCATTGTTGTCAGCCATAACAGGGCATTTCTTGAGGCAGCCGATACTCTTCTGCTAATTAAAGACGGGAAAATCGCCTATACAGGCGATATGGACGGTGCCGAATCGATGCTGGATGATCAGGGTGTCTGTACATTAAATGATTTATGCCGGGAGGAAAACAATGCTGAATGCTATCGATAA
- a CDS encoding NADP-dependent glyceraldehyde-3-phosphate dehydrogenase, with protein sequence MQKNNLIKNPNLFPRITDIPQPLLKDMPCIQTGYLVNGEIQVWDGPRQEVLSPVWVAGDTGPKPFLIGEYPLLTEKEALQALDAAVAAYDHGRGLWPTLSVADRIDHMEQFVFRMIEVKERVVRFLMWEIGKSLVDSQKEFDRTIQYINDTLAALKDLDRTSSRFSMEEGIIGQIRRAPLGVVLCMGPFNYPLNETFTTLIPALVMGNSVILKPPKHGALLYAPLLEAFCQIFPKGVINIIYGEGRKLIPPLMASGKINVLGLIGTSKTANALKKLHPHPNRLRCVLGLEAKNPAIVLKGADLDLAVKECVLGCLSFNGQRCTALKILFVETDIVDVFLERFAAAVNALTFGMPWQEGVFITPVAEKDKTSYLEALVSDAVEQGAKIINTDRPTVCGSFFFPAILYPVTPKMRVYHEEQFGPVIPVLAFKNINEPVEYMINSNYGQQVSIFGSNPDQIASLIDPLVNQVCRVNINSQCQRGPDTFPFTGRKDSAEGTLSVSDALRVFSIRTLVAAKQTDLNKKIITRIVRDRKSKFLATDFIL encoded by the coding sequence ATGCAGAAAAACAATTTGATTAAAAATCCAAACCTGTTTCCGCGAATCACAGATATACCCCAACCCCTTCTAAAGGACATGCCCTGCATTCAGACCGGTTATCTCGTGAATGGTGAGATTCAGGTTTGGGACGGGCCGCGTCAGGAGGTTCTCTCGCCCGTTTGGGTGGCAGGCGATACTGGCCCGAAGCCCTTTTTAATTGGTGAATATCCGCTGTTGACGGAAAAGGAAGCGTTACAGGCACTTGATGCAGCAGTCGCAGCTTATGATCACGGGCGTGGCCTCTGGCCCACCCTTTCCGTTGCAGATCGAATTGACCATATGGAGCAGTTCGTTTTTCGAATGATTGAGGTAAAGGAACGGGTGGTGAGGTTTCTGATGTGGGAGATTGGGAAATCTTTAGTGGATTCTCAAAAGGAATTCGACCGGACAATTCAATACATCAACGATACACTTGCCGCCCTTAAAGATCTGGATCGAACTTCTTCCAGGTTTTCCATGGAGGAAGGCATCATCGGCCAGATTAGGCGTGCCCCCTTAGGCGTTGTTCTGTGCATGGGACCGTTCAATTATCCGCTCAACGAGACCTTCACCACACTGATACCTGCGCTTGTCATGGGAAATTCGGTCATCTTAAAACCTCCCAAGCATGGTGCGCTTCTTTATGCACCGCTGCTGGAAGCGTTTTGCCAGATTTTTCCAAAAGGGGTTATAAACATTATTTACGGCGAGGGCAGAAAATTAATTCCGCCGCTCATGGCTTCGGGGAAAATCAATGTTCTGGGACTAATCGGCACAAGTAAAACGGCAAATGCTTTAAAAAAACTTCATCCCCATCCTAACCGCCTTCGCTGCGTGCTGGGGCTGGAGGCCAAAAATCCAGCCATTGTTCTCAAAGGGGCCGATTTGGATCTGGCGGTAAAAGAATGCGTTTTAGGCTGCCTTTCCTTTAACGGGCAACGGTGTACAGCGCTTAAGATCTTGTTTGTAGAGACCGACATTGTTGATGTCTTTCTTGAACGCTTTGCCGCTGCCGTGAATGCGTTAACGTTTGGCATGCCATGGCAGGAAGGGGTTTTTATTACACCGGTTGCCGAAAAAGATAAAACCAGCTATCTTGAGGCCCTTGTGTCAGATGCAGTTGAACAGGGTGCCAAAATCATCAACACTGACCGGCCAACCGTTTGTGGCAGTTTCTTTTTTCCGGCAATTCTTTATCCGGTCACCCCCAAAATGCGGGTTTATCATGAAGAACAGTTTGGGCCGGTGATCCCTGTTCTTGCATTCAAGAACATTAACGAACCTGTTGAGTACATGATCAATTCAAACTATGGCCAGCAGGTTTCCATTTTCGGAAGTAACCCGGACCAGATCGCCAGTTTGATTGATCCGTTGGTAAACCAGGTCTGCAGGGTCAACATTAACAGCCAGTGCCAGAGAGGACCGGATACCTTTCCTTTCACAGGAAGGAAAGACTCAGCCGAAGGAACCCTTTCTGTCTCGGACGCCTTACGGGTCTTTTCGATTCGAACACTTGTCGCGGCCAAACAGACAGATTTGAACAAAAAAATCATCACCCGCATTGTTAGAGACCGTAAGAGCAAATTTCTGGCCACTGATTTTATTTTATAA
- a CDS encoding SufD family Fe-S cluster assembly protein produces MLNAIDKQILKEVAGFEDIPKGAYNIRKNGKLLGRKVSANIDIRTHEEKSGIVVEIAPGTKNESLHIPVILSQAGLHDTVYNTFIIGEDADVTIIAGCGIHCGSSEPEGHSGIHEFVIKKNARMVYVEKHTALGSGTGKRTLNPTTKVFLEEHAKAEMELTQLQGVDQAKRKNEAVVGPGASLMITERVMTDNNQTAVSQNDVVLSGVDSRANIVSRSVIKGTSSQDFEVNLTAEARCYGHIECDAIIMDNGKSQTIPALKALHPDAELTHEASIGKIANDQLMKLMSLGLDYDQAVNTIIQGFLR; encoded by the coding sequence ATGCTGAATGCTATCGATAAACAGATTTTAAAGGAAGTGGCTGGATTTGAAGATATTCCGAAAGGGGCTTATAACATACGCAAAAACGGAAAACTGCTCGGCAGGAAAGTCTCTGCGAATATCGACATCCGCACCCATGAAGAAAAAAGCGGGATTGTTGTGGAGATAGCACCAGGTACAAAAAACGAGTCGCTTCACATTCCGGTGATCCTTTCCCAGGCCGGACTCCATGATACCGTATACAACACGTTTATCATTGGAGAAGATGCTGATGTTACCATTATTGCCGGCTGCGGCATCCATTGCGGCAGCAGTGAGCCGGAAGGTCATTCCGGTATCCACGAATTTGTGATCAAAAAAAATGCCCGGATGGTGTATGTGGAAAAACATACCGCACTAGGCAGCGGGACAGGGAAACGCACCCTCAACCCGACAACAAAGGTTTTTCTGGAGGAGCATGCAAAAGCTGAAATGGAGCTGACCCAGCTTCAAGGTGTCGATCAAGCCAAACGAAAAAACGAGGCTGTTGTGGGGCCGGGTGCATCATTGATGATCACCGAGCGGGTAATGACCGATAACAACCAGACAGCGGTTTCACAAAATGATGTGGTGCTTTCCGGCGTTGACAGCAGGGCCAATATTGTCTCCCGCTCTGTGATCAAGGGAACTTCTTCCCAGGATTTTGAGGTCAACTTAACGGCAGAGGCCCGCTGTTACGGCCATATTGAATGTGATGCCATCATTATGGATAATGGAAAGAGCCAGACCATTCCGGCCCTGAAAGCCCTGCATCCCGATGCCGAACTGACCCATGAGGCGTCCATCGGTAAAATTGCAAACGACCAGTTGATGAAATTAATGAGCCTGGGTCTGGATTATGACCAGGCCGTCAACACAATTATACAGGGGTTTTTAAGGTGA
- a CDS encoding J domain-containing protein, with amino-acid sequence MEYKDYYKALGVDRKASDKEIKKSYRKLARKCHPDVNQNDSTAAQKFSDLNEAYEVLSDPKKRRKYDHLGSQWKSHQHTSEQSEGFDWGRTQSAYDPKHSYQSVDPKAFEELFRTGGQYSDFFETLFGKGNQGPDSGNQTFSHGMQPQQGGDIEQPIQVSLNEAFNGGSRILEWENGRKIEVKIPRGVRSGSRVRIKGQGHPGTGKNNSGDLFLKINVLPDKQFLRENDDLKITVSVDMFTMLLGGKIPISGIDRTVTLDIPPETRNGRIFRLGKMGMPKMKHQDQRGNLYVTVETKLPENLSAGEKKLIEQWKDMH; translated from the coding sequence ATGGAATACAAAGACTACTATAAGGCATTGGGTGTGGATCGCAAGGCAAGCGACAAGGAGATAAAAAAATCCTATCGCAAACTGGCCCGGAAATGTCATCCTGATGTCAATCAAAATGATAGTACGGCAGCCCAAAAATTCTCTGATCTCAACGAGGCATATGAAGTTCTCTCAGATCCTAAAAAACGCCGGAAGTACGATCACTTAGGTTCTCAGTGGAAAAGCCACCAGCACACCAGCGAACAATCCGAAGGCTTTGACTGGGGCAGGACACAATCCGCATACGACCCAAAGCATTCCTACCAGTCAGTTGATCCCAAAGCTTTTGAAGAGTTGTTTAGAACTGGCGGTCAATATTCTGACTTTTTCGAGACCCTGTTCGGCAAGGGCAACCAAGGCCCGGATAGTGGAAATCAGACATTCTCTCATGGGATGCAACCGCAGCAGGGCGGTGACATTGAACAACCGATTCAGGTGAGTTTAAATGAAGCGTTTAACGGGGGCAGTCGTATACTGGAATGGGAAAATGGCCGTAAAATAGAGGTCAAAATCCCACGGGGGGTCAGGTCCGGCTCGCGGGTTCGGATCAAGGGTCAAGGTCATCCGGGGACCGGTAAAAATAATTCTGGGGATCTGTTTCTTAAGATCAACGTGTTGCCTGATAAACAGTTTCTGCGTGAAAACGATGATTTAAAAATCACCGTTTCTGTGGACATGTTCACCATGCTTTTGGGTGGCAAAATCCCGATATCCGGCATCGACCGTACAGTAACTCTTGATATCCCTCCGGAAACCCGGAATGGTCGAATTTTTAGACTTGGAAAAATGGGAATGCCAAAGATGAAACACCAGGACCAGCGCGGCAATCTGTATGTCACCGTGGAAACAAAATTGCCTGAGAATCTGAGTGCCGGGGAAAAAAAACTGATTGAGCAGTGGAAGGATATGCATTAA
- a CDS encoding nucleotide exchange factor GrpE: MSSWKDKYLHLLADLENTKKRNARSYAQEAEGQKEELLIDVLQIADGLDLALIHISSEEDGRKILQGIELLREILDKFFIKYDVKMIAAFGEVFDPNFHEAIGMVQHPSAAANTVVRVERKGYLYHEKLLRPSQVLVSAG; encoded by the coding sequence ATATCTTCCTGGAAAGACAAATATCTTCATTTACTTGCTGACCTTGAAAACACTAAAAAACGTAATGCTCGATCCTATGCCCAGGAGGCGGAGGGCCAAAAAGAAGAATTATTGATAGACGTACTCCAGATCGCTGACGGTTTGGATTTAGCACTGATCCATATCTCCAGTGAAGAGGATGGCCGGAAGATCCTTCAGGGTATTGAGCTGCTCCGGGAAATTCTTGATAAGTTCTTTATCAAATATGATGTAAAAATGATTGCCGCCTTTGGAGAAGTGTTTGACCCTAATTTTCACGAAGCCATTGGCATGGTTCAGCACCCTTCAGCTGCTGCCAATACTGTGGTTAGAGTCGAAAGAAAGGGATATTTGTATCATGAGAAACTTTTGCGCCCATCACAGGTGTTGGTGTCTGCCGGTTAA
- a CDS encoding OmpA family protein produces MKFFSTMIALPLMIVLFSVGCAVRQPAQPIADFTPAMFNSKDYVAAVDNFLIILDASSSMDTNYMGNQKFAIAVQIVNRMGQTLPELDQNAGLRSFGHSPEVSDKQTVLFYGMENYTQKGLNEKTGLISSPGGTSPMHKAITEAGQDLAGLSGKTAVIILSDGQARVGLEFPVTLEAAQTLKDQLGSDFCFYPIIVGDDKDGVALMDEIARIGKCGFASNADSLLVGSGMTPFVKKVFLTEKPMAPKAQKIVPPMPDVWIIDEAYFDFDKVAVKPGAFDFLNKIAGFLKNNPKAFVKIQGHTDSVGTKAYNDVLSLQRAQAVRAYLMDKGVDENRMSCEGFGFSKPASSDKTEKGRALNRRVKIYPIK; encoded by the coding sequence ATGAAATTTTTTAGTACCATGATTGCTTTACCACTCATGATTGTTTTGTTTTCAGTCGGATGTGCAGTCCGGCAACCGGCTCAGCCCATTGCCGATTTTACCCCAGCCATGTTTAATTCAAAGGACTATGTTGCTGCTGTGGATAATTTTTTGATTATCCTTGATGCATCAAGTTCTATGGATACCAATTACATGGGGAATCAAAAATTTGCGATTGCCGTCCAGATTGTCAATCGCATGGGTCAAACCCTGCCGGAACTGGATCAGAATGCCGGGCTCAGATCTTTCGGGCACAGTCCGGAAGTGTCTGATAAACAGACGGTTCTTTTTTATGGCATGGAAAACTACACCCAGAAGGGTCTGAACGAAAAAACAGGTTTGATTTCATCACCCGGTGGCACCAGTCCGATGCATAAGGCAATAACCGAAGCCGGACAGGATCTTGCCGGTTTGTCCGGAAAAACAGCTGTGATCATTCTCTCTGACGGTCAGGCCCGGGTCGGTTTAGAATTTCCTGTGACTCTGGAAGCTGCACAAACGTTGAAGGATCAACTGGGATCTGATTTTTGCTTTTATCCAATCATTGTTGGAGATGATAAGGATGGCGTGGCCCTCATGGATGAGATCGCCCGGATTGGAAAGTGTGGCTTTGCCTCAAATGCGGATTCGCTTTTAGTCGGCAGCGGCATGACACCCTTTGTTAAAAAAGTTTTTCTTACCGAAAAACCCATGGCGCCCAAAGCCCAAAAAATTGTGCCACCAATGCCAGACGTCTGGATCATTGATGAAGCCTATTTTGACTTTGATAAAGTTGCCGTCAAACCAGGTGCTTTTGATTTTCTAAATAAAATTGCCGGGTTTCTCAAAAACAATCCGAAAGCTTTTGTTAAAATTCAGGGGCATACCGACAGTGTGGGAACCAAAGCCTACAACGATGTCCTTTCCCTGCAACGCGCCCAGGCTGTGCGGGCCTATCTCATGGACAAAGGGGTTGATGAAAACCGCATGTCCTGCGAGGGATTCGGATTTTCCAAACCCGCATCTTCCGATAAAACGGAAAAAGGTCGGGCCTTGAACCGCCGCGTTAAAATTTATCCAATAAAATAA
- a CDS encoding Thivi_2564 family membrane protein, translating to MVNNSIPMDRKMKQILNIVVVIVVVLWVGSQFSGFNFLP from the coding sequence ATGGTGAACAATTCCATTCCCATGGACAGGAAAATGAAACAGATTCTAAACATCGTGGTTGTCATTGTCGTGGTTTTATGGGTGGGCAGCCAGTTTTCCGGATTTAATTTTCTGCCCTGA
- a CDS encoding BON domain-containing protein, with protein MKSKKTITYLIIVFFLFTFVASCAGTYEKESTGEYVDDSVITTKVKARIFEDPMLKMLQINVETFKGEVQLSGFVNSAAASAKAVAVTKSVKGVKSVMNSLILKNQPK; from the coding sequence ATGAAATCAAAAAAAACTATTACTTATTTGATCATTGTTTTTTTTCTGTTTACCTTTGTTGCCAGCTGTGCCGGAACATATGAAAAGGAAAGCACAGGCGAATACGTTGATGATTCCGTTATTACCACCAAGGTGAAGGCAAGAATATTTGAAGACCCCATGCTCAAGATGCTCCAGATCAATGTTGAAACGTTCAAGGGAGAGGTTCAGCTAAGCGGCTTTGTGAATTCTGCTGCGGCCTCTGCCAAAGCTGTGGCAGTGACTAAATCAGTGAAGGGGGTAAAATCTGTTATGAACAGCCTTATTCTCAAAAATCAACCCAAATAA